The Gemmatimonadota bacterium DH-78 region GTGCCCACGGGAAAGACGCCGGTGGAGGTGATCAGCGCCTTCACCAGGAGCGGGTCGTAGCCGCGCTTGGGGTTGTCGCGCATCTCCTTGAGCACCGCGTCGGCGGGCCAGGGCTTGTACTGGTACGAACGCACGCTCGTGCCCGCGTCGAAGCCGTCGGCCACGGCCACGATTCGGGAGAATAGCCCGATGCGACGCGAGCGACGGTTCGCCGGGTACCCCGCGCCCGAGCCCTTCATGTGGTGCTCGTAGGCCATGAGCATCTGGCGGTACGGCACGTCGGAGAAGCCCGCCATCTGGAAGAGCAGCAGCAGCCCCTCCGTGGTGTGCTCCTTCATGAGCGCCCACTCTTCGTCGGAGAGCCCGCCCGGCTTGTTGATGATCTCGAAGTCGATGCGGGTCTTGCCGATGTCGTGCAGGAGGGCGCCGAGCCCGAGTTCGTACAGCTGCAGCTTGGTGAGCCCCAGCCGCTGCCCGATCACGACGCTGAAGATGCAGACGTTCACGCAGTGCGTGAAGGTGTACTCGTCGTAGTCGCGCAGGGTCGTCATCGTGATGATCGAGGGCTCGTTGGAGAGCACCTGATCGACGATGTTCTGCACCGCCCGCTTCACGCGGCGAACGTTCACCGCTCGCCCGAGACGCAGGTCGCCCAGCGCCTCCTTGGCCGCCTGCACCGACTGCACGTAGGTGCGCTTGGCCGCGTGCAGCGCCTCTTCGGTTTCCTCCTCGTGCACCTCGGACTCGGGCCGGGTGTGGATGTGCTCCACGGGCGTCGCGTCGAGGCGGGCGAGGAAGGTGTCGTACGGATCGTCCGGATCGGGCTTGCGCAGCAGGAGCGAGAGAAAGGGTGCCCACTGATCGCGATCGACTCCGGGCAGCACCTCCACCGATCCGATCCCGTGATCCTGAAGCGAACGGGCGAAGCTGCCGAAGGTGGCGAAGTTCGACAGATCGAGCCGCAGCCGCGTCTCGTTCAGAAAGAAGAACTCCCCGACGACGCGGAGTTCCATGCCCGACTCCGCCTCGACCATGCGGACGGCGAGGGCGTGGAGCTCGTCGAGCGCCTGCTGCACCGCGGCGTTCTCCACCGGGTAGAGCTTGAGGGCCCGCAGCGCCGCGTAGAGCGCGCCCAGCAGCCGCTTGCCGTACGCCTGAACCCCCGTGCCGGCGCTCATCCGGCCGCGCCCCCGCCGCGCAGTGCCCGTCCGACCGCGCTTCGCACCACGGCGTCGTCTTCCTGCTCGGCCGCGCGCAGCGCCGTCATCGCCTCCGGGCTGCCCACCTTGCCCAGGGCCAGCGCCGCGCAGGCGCGCAGCTCGGCGGACTCCTTGCGGCCCAGAAAGCTGCGGCCGTTCAACATGCGGCTGAGCACCGACACCGCCTGGGGATCGCCGATCTGCCCGTAGCCCTCGAAGAAGGCGATCTTCTCGCTCACCTCCGCGTTCCGCACCTCCTTGCTCAGCACGATCTCGCGGAAGCGGGCAGCCGCCGGCCGGTAGCGAAGCACGCCGAGAGCTCGCGCGGCGGCCATCCGCACCTCGCGGTGCGAGTCGCGCAGCGCCTCGATGAGCGCTCCCGCCGCCGTCGAGGCACGCAGCTCGGCGGTGGCCTCGATCGCGGCGATGCGCACCCCCGGGTCGGGGTGCTGGGTGAGCTCGGCGAGCGCCCCTCCGGAATCGGCCACCCCCAGCCGGCCGACGAGTCGGGCCGCGCCGGCCACCACCACCGCGTCGTCGTCGCCGAGCAGTTCGCGCGTCCTGTCGGGATTCTCGCGGGCGATGCCCTCCACCGCCCCGCGCAGCACCGGCTGGATCTCGCGCAGCTCGGTGAGCTCGGAGGCCCGGAGCAGCGGGGCCAGCGCCCCTGAACGCAGCTGCGCCAGGTAGCGGCCGAGCTCGTCGGGAGTGGGTTGCAGGGTGCCGTCTTCCAACGCCCGCACCAGTTCGTACACCGTCTCGGGCGACGACAGCTCGTCGACCAGTCGCGTGAGGTCGCGCGCCAGCAGCGGCCCCAGCACGCCGCCCCGGCTCTCCAGCATGCGCAGCTCCCGCAGGATCAGAGCGGCGTGCAGCAGATGCCCGCGGGAGAGCAGCGAGGGCAGCAGGGTGCGGAAAATCGACAGGATCTCGCGCTGGCGCTCCGGATTCTCCGGCTCCTCCAGGCGATCCATCAGGGCGGCCGCCACATCGGTGCGGACGTCGCGCTCCATCTCGCGGCGAATCTCGGTGCGCAGCTGATCCATCTCGCGCGGATCCAGGGCGTAGAGCGTCGGATTGAAGTCGTCCTGACTGACCGATCCGGCCGCCTGCGGGTCGGACTCCGATCCGCTGGCCGGGCCCAGTTCGCCCTCCACCACCTCCTGCAGCACCTGCATGC contains the following coding sequences:
- a CDS encoding HD domain-containing phosphohydrolase, producing the protein MSAGTGVQAYGKRLLGALYAALRALKLYPVENAAVQQALDELHALAVRMVEAESGMELRVVGEFFFLNETRLRLDLSNFATFGSFARSLQDHGIGSVEVLPGVDRDQWAPFLSLLLRKPDPDDPYDTFLARLDATPVEHIHTRPESEVHEEETEEALHAAKRTYVQSVQAAKEALGDLRLGRAVNVRRVKRAVQNIVDQVLSNEPSIITMTTLRDYDEYTFTHCVNVCIFSVVIGQRLGLTKLQLYELGLGALLHDIGKTRIDFEIINKPGGLSDEEWALMKEHTTEGLLLLFQMAGFSDVPYRQMLMAYEHHMKGSGAGYPANRRSRRIGLFSRIVAVADGFDAGTSVRSYQYKPWPADAVLKEMRDNPKRGYDPLLVKALITSTGVFPVGTLVILDTMEMAVVAQVNPDPDKLHLPRVKVISDEMGIPLDDPVVLDLAQQPAGATRTILKTTDPQKYGIQVSDYLI
- a CDS encoding HEAT repeat domain-containing protein, whose protein sequence is MTDTSHEGAAAAGGAAEWAEGDILPLVAVRELFVTFSKALRAFQLYDENNPVYQRFVSALRQSFESLWKELPALPLLVEEDRLVFEEAEVYASDSRSDSLAFLFFKDGIRALEFRPGIEDELEPFLRVLLRARHGRTDGDDLITLFWEADLQNLRYQFVDLTAEGYEMPDAGQGASMQVLQEVVEGELGPASGSESDPQAAGSVSQDDFNPTLYALDPREMDQLRTEIRREMERDVRTDVAAALMDRLEEPENPERQREILSIFRTLLPSLLSRGHLLHAALILRELRMLESRGGVLGPLLARDLTRLVDELSSPETVYELVRALEDGTLQPTPDELGRYLAQLRSGALAPLLRASELTELREIQPVLRGAVEGIARENPDRTRELLGDDDAVVVAGAARLVGRLGVADSGGALAELTQHPDPGVRIAAIEATAELRASTAAGALIEALRDSHREVRMAAARALGVLRYRPAAARFREIVLSKEVRNAEVSEKIAFFEGYGQIGDPQAVSVLSRMLNGRSFLGRKESAELRACAALALGKVGSPEAMTALRAAEQEDDAVVRSAVGRALRGGGAAG